The genomic DNA tgcttcaccaactgtaatggccccttaacctcgtgaccacacacaagttcaaatggtgaaaaccctaaactgggatgtggtacagccctataggcaaacagcaactgctgcaacactaggtcccaattattggagaattcgttgatgaattttcgtatcatggcccccaaagttccattgaacctttccaccaggccattggtttgatggtggtacggggtggcaaccaagtgattcaccccatgagtttcccacagtttttccatggtccctgccaggaaattagaccctgaatctgtaaggatgtcggagggccaacctaccctggcaaagatgtctgttagggccaggcacacagtgttagccctggtgttgcctagagctactgcttctggccattgggtagcaaagtccactaaagtcagtacgtactgctttcctctgggtgtcttttttgggaaagggcccagaatatccacagctactcgctgaaatgggacctcaattatggggagtggctggagaggggccttgacctggtcttgaggctttcccactctttggcatacctcacaagaccggacatacttggcaacgtccttgcccatcccctcccagtggaaggacttccccaaccggtccttggttctgttcaccccagcatggccactgggatgatcatgggctaagcttaagagcttcccccggtacttagttggaaccaccaactgtttttgcggctgccattcttcccggtgtccaccagaaagaatttccttgtataaaagtccttggtctataacaaaccgggatcgattagaagagctgagaggcggtggggtgctccgtgccgccgcccaagctttctgtaggctgtcatctgcttcctgctcagcttggaactgttcccttgaggctggggtcaccagttcttcctcagactgtggacttggtccctctggaagcgatgtaggtgatggggttgtttccgttgctggtgaaccgctctccgctggtgcacctgagggtatttcaggctctggctgagccttttgggtatggctgtctgtggcttctgccagttctggctcgctggcgccctctggcgttgagtttgaagatgtggttgcacttgctggtgctggttgctgttccagttccgggcctgggactggaggtgctgtggctgtttcagtggttggcatggaatctgggtccactacctctgtctgggtctctggtaacacagacggggcctctgtggacggctcaggaacaggaatgggtctggaagcttgcctggtttggctacgtgtaaccattcccactctcttggcctgcttcacctggttggccaagtcttcccccagtagcatggggataggataattgtcatagactgcaaaagtccacattcctgaccagcctttgtactggacaggcagttgagctgtaggcaagtctacagcttgtgacatgaaggggtaaattgtaactttggcctttgggttgatgaatttggggtcaacgaaggattggtggatagctgacacttgtgcccccgtgtctctccacgcagtaaccttctttccgcccactctcaaattttcccttcgctccaagggtatttgagaggcatccgggcctggggatctttggggtgatggtggtgtaatgaattgcactcgcatggtgttctttggacagttggccttgatatgtcccagttcattacacttaaagcatcttccatctgatgggtcactgggccgaggtgagttactggagactggtgaggttgaagggtagggtatctgtggctttacttgggtggtatgtggggtctttggctgtcctcggttgtagggtttatggtctgtgtgccccctggggtaatcgttccccttgacagtagctttcttgctttctgccagttccatccatttggctccaatctcccccgcctcagcgagatctttgggttttccatcttgtatgtaccgtgtgatgtcttcaggaacaccatccaagaactgctccatttgtatgaggaggttcagttcttccaaggtttgaatgttgtttcctgttatccaggcctcatagttttttgcaatgtagtaggcgtgtttgggaaatgacacctcgggtttccacttttgggttctgaagcgccgacgggcatgatctggggttatccccattcggtatctggccttggtttgaaaaagtttatagtcattcatttgcagcttaggcatttcagctgccacctcggctaaaggtccactgagctgtgacctcaattctaccatgtactggtcttcggggatgttgtacccaagacaggctctttcaaaattttccaagaaggcctcggtgtcatcacctgccttgtaggtgggaaatttcctgtgctgtggagcaatatttggcgccgggttgttagggttggctggcacaggcagcccagcttttgccaagtccagttcatgttttctctgtttttccttctcttcattctctttttgttgttttttccatttctttttgttgtttttccatttctttttggtgtttttccatgtctcggcggtgggccgcctcttcttcttcttgcttccttctgtgggccaactcttcttctgcttgtttccttcggtaggccacctcttcttcttctagttttcttttgtgtgctgcctctttggctgcctgttctctttggtaggctgcctgttctctttggtaggctgcctctttgatctgttcttctctttctttcatctccatctctttttgttttatttccagttgtcgcctgtgttcagcttctttgatttgttcttcggcatcaatttttgccttagaagtcatgattcctgttttcttgtgttggggtgccctccggtgtttatcttctgaactgcaggttctctgttgcctcctgaagtctgcctagcaacagtgcctttagctaattttccttttctctctctagctaatgttcaatgaagggaaaccagaaaaaccactttatttgcatgcatataagtgctggtacttgcctcctaatgggagggctattgcatgacaaaagaccctcaacagtttggtaatggcttctcgcttaacatgcaagccacaaactgccagagagagcagaaaaaaaaaattctctctggttcccttttaaaaccaactgtttctctctgctaaaaagcccttagcagagaagagaaaaatataatattcctactggcttctggattctgtctatatcccacccactgccactcatgtcataaccttagtcccagatttggaccttagcgtccaaaatatgggggttagcatgaaaacctccaagcttagttaccagcttggacctggtacctgctgccaccacccaaaaaattagagtgttttggggcactctggtccctctgaaaaaccttccctggggaccccaagacccaaatcccttgagtctcacaacaaagggaaataatcctttttcccttcccccctccaggtgctcctggagagatacacagacccaagctctgtgaaactacacagagagactccccctctctgttcccaatcctggaaacaaaaagtactttcctattcccccagagggaatgcaaaatcaggctagcaaatccaacacacagatcgccccctgatttcttcctcccaccaattccctggtgagtacagactcaatttccctgaagtaaagaaaaaactccaacaggtcttaaaagaaagctttatataaaaagaaagaaaaatacatacaaatgttctctctgtattaagatgatataacacagggtcaattgcttaaaagaatattgaataaacagccttattccaaaagaatacaaatcaaagcactccagcacttattcatgcaaataccaaagaaaagaaaccatagaacttactatctgatctctttgtccttacacttagaaacagaagattagaaagtagaactacttctccaaagctcagagaaagcaggcaggcagaaaacaaagacttagacacttaattccctccacccaaagttgaaaaaatccggtttcctgattggtcctctggtcaggtgcttcaggtgaaagagacattaacccttagctatctgtttatgacagaggtcaCTGGGAGTTGAGGTCTTTTCCTGCTTTAATCAGACCCCTGGGCTCATCGACCACAGGTCAGAGGTCACAGCCATTAGCTGGGCTGACAGGTTTCAGCCAAGCCCATTAGCCGAGATGCTGCTTGCAGGGTTAGGGTCAGAGGTCAGAGGTCATCCATAGCAACATTGGTCTGTACCATTTCCTTGCACCCAGGTCAAAGGCCTGAGGCCTCAGGTGCCATTTCAGGTCAGAGGTCATCAGTCAGGGGTGTTGGCCAAACCCCGACAGGGCTGGGTCAAAGGTCATGGGTGGACAGACCCAAAGAAAGATGGGACATGTAGGTCAAAGGTCACGGGAAGTGGCCAGCCCCATTGGTCGTGCTCTGGCCAGCCTGGGTCGAACAGCAGGCGCTGAGCAGGGAGCCAATCAAGCTCTCAGGTCGAAGGTCAGAGGTCACGGATGGACGCAGGCAGGCGGCAGGGCTCCCTATGCAGCCCCCAGCCGCTGCTCCGGTTAATGGGGCCTGTCCCAGGGTGGGGGGGGCCCTACATGGGCCAGGTGGCGGGAGGTTcagcagcccccaaatccaaCTCGGAGCCCTTCCCCCACGCCTGGGAGAGCCAGGAGTCAggagtgcccctcactcccgacccgcagcccctgccagcccagccctgccggtgcccctcactcccaacccgcagcccctgccagcccagccctgccggtgcccctcactcccgacccgcagcccctgccagcccagccctgccggtgcccctcactcccaacccgcatcccctgccagcccagccctgccggtgcccctcactcccgacccgcagcccctgccagcccagccctgcccccctccccagctctgttagTCTGTGACAGGTCTCCAACCcgcagctgcctcccccaccctggcCCTACATGCCTGGAGCCATCACATGGTCCCTCCATCCTTCCGTAGCCAGGCAACCGTCACCATGGATACATCAAAGCTGCAGGATGCTGGGGGGCGGCGCGGGGCAGCCCTACAGGGACACAGAGaagggagctgagggagggggagaggggctcaggatgggggcagggatttggggggctGGAAGAGGTATCCGGCAGCCAGGGAGGGAAAGTAGCGGGAGGGCAGCTGGGGCAGACGGAGCCGCACAGGGAGGCTGCTtagggagtgaggagcagtgaggtgGGGCCaatggggctgagggagggatatcggggcaggaggtgggagacggggtggggaacagggaggcAGAGCTATGGGCTTCGAAATTTCCTTCTGTCGCCTGTGATGGGAGtgtaacaccccccccccgctaTTCCCCTCCCTTAGCCaatccccaccctggggccggatgggagtcggcgccccctagaggagacaggcccctgccccaatcccagtcccccctccccaccccaccccagttcccATGCAGCCGGCCAGGGCCAGGGAGGACTCTGGCGTCATTATCAATAGAGATTTATTAACCCGGGTGACTTGCAAACAGGAACGTCGCCATCCAATGGGGAGAGGAATCGGGGGGCTGGATCGCACAGGGACCAGGGCCATGTAGGGGGGCTATGAGGACCATACAACActgcacccccccagctctgccggcgcccctcactcccagcccacagcccccccgctagcccagcgcACCTGTCCTGTTCTGGGGTCACTGCAAGGGCTCCCCAGATGTCTAGGCTTTGGGGCAGCGTGCTGGGTGGGGGTGACTTAGGGGAACCCTGATAATGAACAGTGTCTCTCTCACCCCAGTGATTCTGCCCCCAGACTTCAAACACCCTGAACCCCAGAAATGCAGCATTGGACCCTCAAACGTCTcgtctccctgcccccagtgtcCCCCGAACCAGGAACCCCCCATAGGGGGGCGGAGGTAGCATCCCAGAGGGGTAGCATCACTCATTTGGGGGTGTGGGAAAAGAGGGGTCTCATTGTAGCGGGGGCTGTGTCACAGATTTGGGGGGGCTCATGCTGGAGGTCACACCTTGGCAAGGGGGTTATTTCACTGCAACGTACAGCTGGGGGTTCTGTGATATATTGGGGTTTGCACCCCCCCCTCCAATCTGGAGCAAAATGTTTACAGGGGAGGGGCTaaaaggggtggggcagtggggaaaggccagagggcaGCAAGAGGGCGGAGCCTGTTCTGAAGAAGGCAGAGCCAATTGGGGAGAAGCCAactggggctttggaggagcaaTCAAGGCATGAAGCtattggggggatgagggggcgGAGCCTGATATGGAGGGGCGTGGTCTGATGGGGAAGCTCAGGAATATATTTAGGGAAAGACGGGCGTGGCCTGAGCCAATGGGTGTGGCCTAGTAGTGTGGGCGTGGCATCAGACCCAGGATTGGGGGGATACGGTGCCTGCAAAGCATTATGGGTAGCATTCCATTGGAGGGGGTGAGgccagggggcagagcccaggtgcTGAGGGGGAGAATGACAGTTGCAAAGGACTATGGGAATTGCTCAgttggggggggctgtggggctgctGAGGGGGCGGAGCCAACGATGCCAGCGGGGAGGGATGGGAGGCAATGGTTGCAGAGGATCATGGGAAAGGTTCTGCTGGGCAAGGGGGGTGTTGCATGGATACAGGGCTTTGCAGGGGCGGAGCCAGGagagggaggggctgcaggggattGTGGGTGTCGCTGGCTAGAGCAGGGCTTGCAAAGCCTCATGGGTAGCCCAAGGGACTGTGGGGCTGGTGGGCGAGGCCTGCAGGGGATTATCAGCCTGCCTGGCAGGTGAGGCTGGCACTGGGCGGGGCCTGGTTGGCAGGCAGGACAGGTAGTGGGCGGGGCCGgcggggggctggggcggggctagAGGTCGCAGTCGTTGTCATGGTGCTGGGCGGGCCCAGTTGGCAGGCGGTGGGCGGGACCCGGTTGCTaggcggggctggggcggagTTAGGGGTCCCAGTCGTTGTCATGGTGCTGGGCGGGCCCGGTTGGCAGGCAGTGGGCGGGGCCCGGTTGCtaggcggggctgggggcggggttaGGGGGTCCCAGTCATTGTCATGGTGCTAGGCGGACCCGGTTGGCAGGCAGTGGGCGGGGCCCGGTTGCTAGGCAGGGCAGGCGGTGGGCGGGgccggcggggctgggggcggggctaggggtcCCAGTCGTTGTCGTGGTGCTGGGCGGCGATGATGATGACGACAGTCAGGATGGTGCACAGCACCATGGCGGCGATGCCCACGGCCAGGCTGATGAAGGAGAAGTTCCGGGCCTCGCGCGACGCGATCTCGGCCGACACGATGTCCCCCCGCGCCACGGCCGTCCGCACCTGGGGGGGACACGGCGTTGGGGGGGACTCGGTGTGCTCCCGGCGCTGGCCCGCTCCCCCggcgccccctgccccctgccacccccacgcccccatccccccccggcgccccctgccccctgccacccccacgcCCCCATTCCCCCGCTCCGCCCGtctcccctgccccatcaccCCCACGCCCCCATTCCCCCGacaacccctgccccatcacccccacacccccattcccccactccccccatctCTACTGCCCTGTCACCCCCACGCCCCCATTGCCCCGCTCCCCCCATCACCTCTGCCCCCCGGCATCCCCACGGTCCCCATTCCCCTGCTCCCCTCGACACCACCTGCCCCGTCACCCCATGCCCCCATTCCCCCGCTCCGCccgtctcccctgcccccatcatcCCCACACCCCCATTCCCCCGCTCCCCCGTCTCCACTGCCCCGTCACCCCCATGCCCCCATTCCCCCACTCCCCCGTCTCCACTGCCCTGTCACCCCCACGCTCCCCATTCCCCCGCTCTCCCCATCACCCCCTGCCCCCgtcacccccacagcctccattcccctgctctccccatctcccctgccctATCAACCCCATGCTCCCATTCCCCTGCTCGCTCGTCACCCCCTGACCCTGTCACCCCCATGCCCCCATTCCCCTGCCCTCTCTATcgtcccctgccctgccacatatcccagctcccctctgctgcaccccaaatCAGCCCCCTCGCCCCCTATCTCCCACTCCccccacatgcccccagccccgccctgccaACCTGCACGGCTTTGATGATGGCGATGATGCCCGTGGGCCAGAAGCAGCAGATGGTGGTGAGCACTGCAATGGGCAGGTAGTCATGGGGTGGCCGGCGCGGCTCCAGGATGGCGATTCCTGGGGGCATCTGCGGGGGGGAGACCCCTGGGGGAGAGTTGCCGGAGGGGTACGGCTGGGGGGGtcgagagagagagtgagttaaACAGGAGTCCACAGCCAGGTGGGAAGCCACACCCACTTGAGTGAAGCCCCGCCTCCAGCAGCAGGGGAAGCCTCACTCCAgggaagccccgcccccagcagcaggGGAAGCCCCACTCCAGGgaagccccgcccccaccagCATAgagaagccccgcccccagcagcggGCGGAAGCCCAACACCACggaagccccgcccccagcagcagaAGGAAGGCCCACTCCAGggaagccccaccccccagcagcagggggaAGCCCCACCCCAGGGAAGTCCCGCCCCCAGTAGCAGGGGGAAGCCCCACCCCAgggaagccccgcccccaacagcAGAAggaagccccgccccccagcagcagggggaAGCCCCACTCCAGGGAAGCCCCGCCCCCACTAGCAGTAGgaagccccgcccccaccagCAGGGGGAAGCCCCGCCCCAGGGAAGCCCCGCCCCCATCAGCAGAAGgaagccccgcccccaccagCAGGGGGAAGCCTCACTCCACggaagccccgcccccagcagcaggGGGAAGCCCCACTCCGGggaagcccctcccccaccagcagaAGGAAGCCCCACTCCAgggaagccccgcccccagcagcaggGGGAAGCCCCACTCCAGGgaagccccgcccccaccagCAGAAGgaagccccgcccccaccagCAGGGGAAGCCCCACTCCAGggaagcccctcccccaccagcagaacgaagccccgcccccagcagcaggGGGAAGCCCCACTCCAGGGAAGCCCCGCCCTTTCCCAGGACTCCCTCACTTACTGTGCCTACGGGGTACACAGGGACGTAggctgtgcagggctgcagctgcacagGGTAGCCGGGGTGCATGTACCCCCCGATGGGCAGGGTCCCCATGGGCGGGTGCGTCTGGACCATGTACCCCTGGGGGGGGGCATTGAACTGGGTCTCCTGCATGTAGGGGTCGGGGGGCAGGCGTGGCAGGGTGgctgagtggtggtggggggggccgGGGCAGAGTGGCCGAGGTGGGGGGCGGCCGGGGCAGGGTGGCGGCCCCCCCGAGGCGGGGCAGGGTGGCAGTGCCAGAGTGGTGGGGCAGGTGCGGTGGGTCACTGTAGCCGGGGATGAGGGGGGCATTATTGGGGGCatcgggtgggggagggggtggctgcagTGGGGCATTGTAGGGAGGGGGGGAGGTGTGGGGCCCAGAGTCCGGTAAGCCTGGGAAAGAAAGGGGGTAAGGTTAGAGACCCCCCTATATACACAGCACCCACTTATACATACACAGACAGTGCCTCCTATATGCACAGCACCCCTATATACACACCCAGAGTGACCCCTCTATGTACAGCACCCCCCTATGCACACCACCCCTATATACACACCCAGAGTGACCCCTCTATGTACAGCACCCCCCTATGCACAGCACTCCTGTATAcacacccagagtgccctctaTATGCACAGCACACCCCTATGCACACCACCCCTGTATACACACCCAGAGTGACCCCTCTATGTACAGCACCCCCTATGCACAGCACCCCTATATACACACCCAGAGTGACCCCTCTATGTACAGCACCCCCTATGCACAGCACCCCTATATACACACCCAGAGTGACCCCTCTATGTACAGCAACCCTATGCACAGCACCCCTATATACACACCCAGAGTGACTCCTCTATGTACAGCACCCCCCTATGCACAGCACCCCTATATAcacacccagagtgccctctaTATGCACAGCACCCCCCTATGCACAAACACCGAGGGCCCCCTCGTCCTGGGGGGCTCCgggggcacccaccccagaaTGGGGGGCACTGGTTCCCGGGGATTCTCTCTTGTGAGCACCCATCCGGTGCCGCTCTCATTTTTTAGGTCACCTTCCTTGGTCGCTTGGTCTATTTATAGAGGGAGATAGAGGAGACACAGAGCCTGGGGGAGCGGGGGGAGCAAACAGCGAGAGATAGAGAGAaccaggatgtgtgtgtggggggggagatggATGCATGACACGCCCCCGCACACACACCCAAAGCTTTGCTGGTGCCTCTCAATCCCACCCCACaatcccctgctatcccagccccggACTCCCCCacggcccctgcccccagccccggttAATGGAGCACAGCTCGGGGGTGTCACGAGTGGGGGTAGAAATCACTGGGCTGGGGCTATGGCAGAAGGCTGGAGTGGGCCGACGTGGAGGAGGGGTGGCATTAGGGGTTACGGCTAGATGGCAAAAATCAGCGagactcagagcctgggtctagcTTGTGCTACAACGCTGTGTTTGGGGCTGggagaccccaccccctgtcaAGCCCCCAAGGCTTCCAAGTCGAACCCCAATGTGTGCACAGCGCTTTGAGTGCTTGTGGGCAGCGTTTCACAACGCCGAAAGCCATGATGAGGCAAAGCAGCGGGCAGGAAGAATTTCATCAGAAAAATATTAATGTTCATTAGGAATTGTTTGCTAGAGGCCCAAACAGCCACAATTGGGAAAGGAGGccgaactggttaaaaaaaataaccagGCTTAGAGGGGAAGTGTAGGCAgctatataaaataaaacaagaggaAACCGATAGTAATGAATATGAATCAGAAACTAGGAACTGTAGCAAATTTATAAGGGAAGCGAAAGGACACAAGGTGAAATCTTTGGctgcagagttaaggacaataaggagtatTTGAAATATATTAGCATTACAGAGAATCCTGACAATGCTATTTGTCCAttgctagatggaaatggtagaattattgaTAATAGTGCAGATGAAGCAGAtgggttcaataaatatttctgttctctatTTGAGAAAAAAGCCAAATGATGTTGTCGTCTCAGATGATCATGGTGAAGAATCACTTTCTATTCCACTAGTAGTCAGGacaatgttaaacagcagctgctaaagtcagacattttttaATCAGTGGGTCTAGATAACTTTCTTCCAAGAAGTTTaatggagctggctgaggagatcgCTGGATTGTTAATGCTGATATCCAACATGTCTTGGGCActtgggaagttccagaagattcTGAGAATGCTAATGTTGTGCCGATATTTAACAAGGGTCAATGGGATGACCTGAGTAATTATAGACCCATCACCTGACACTGATCCCAGGCAAGAGAATGAAACGTGGGATATGGGGACTCCATTAATAAAGCACTAAACTAGCGTAATGTATTAATGCCACTGcacagggggctgtgggaagtagaTCTTCTCAAACTGACTTGATATCTTTTTGTGATGAGGTTATAAAGCTGGTTGATAAAAGTGATAGTTCGTCTTGGAAGGATCCTATTTCCACTGGTAAATGGCgatttcaccacacacacaaaccaatgaacaGATATTTCCACTGATCATAAACACAATGTGCAGACAGCCAAAGTAAAAAAATGCAGCTTGAGAACTGAATCGAGTTTGCTTTAAGAACGTTGACTTTGGATATTCTGGCATGATGTTGGCGATTTCAGTTTTAATGCTTGTAAATCGTAGAATCAGAGACCTTGTCCCGTCCTCAGAGGTTGaggagaacaatttacctcccgCCTCCTTGTGACAAAGCTTGAAGTTTTTGAATCGTAACCTCTACGCTCGTTCCGTAATTACTGTCTGACTGCCCTGATCGTTACCTGCA from Gopherus flavomarginatus isolate rGopFla2 chromosome 12, rGopFla2.mat.asm, whole genome shotgun sequence includes the following:
- the PRRT1 gene encoding proline-rich transmembrane protein 1, whose translation is MSSEKTGLPDSGPHTSPPPYNAPLQPPPPPPDAPNNAPLIPGYSDPPHLPHHSATLPRLPPDPYMQETQFNAPPQGYMVQTHPPMGTLPIGGYMHPGYPVQLQPCTAYVPVYPVGTPYPSGNSPPGVSPPQMPPGIAILEPRRPPHDYLPIAVLTTICCFWPTGIIAIIKAVQVRTAVARGDIVSAEIASREARNFSFISLAVGIAAMVLCTILTVVIIIAAQHHDNDWDP